Proteins encoded by one window of Musa acuminata AAA Group cultivar baxijiao chromosome BXJ2-9, Cavendish_Baxijiao_AAA, whole genome shotgun sequence:
- the LOC135623024 gene encoding uncharacterized protein LOC135623024, whose amino-acid sequence MGGVAGDGSSRSRVVVVGGGVAGAFLAKPLQFVADVVVIDSKEYFEMPWTELRSMVEPSFSGRTLIKHTDYLSNARIITSSAVGITEDQVLTADGDSITFDYLVIATGHAYSTPKSRDRRLEQFEQDSQKIKSSQSILIVGGGPTGVELAGEIAVDYPEKKVTIVHKGSRLLEFLGPKASKKALHWLTSKKVDVLLGQSVDLNSISEADGAYMTSAGEKIAADCHFVCIGKPLGSSWLQNSVLKDCLNEKGRLMVDECFRVRGRSNIFAIGDITDVPEIKEGYIAQKHSAVVSKNLQLLMKGGKESKLVKYKAASATTIVSLGRKEGVGQFPFGTVIGCLPGRIKSKDLFVEKTRKNLGLDS is encoded by the exons ATGGGAGGAGTCGCAGGCGATGGGAGCTCCAGGAGCAGGGTGGTTGTGGTCGGTGGAGGAGTCGCCGGTGCGTTCCTCGCGAAGCCTTTGCAGTTTGTCGCCGACGTTGTCGTCATCGACTC GAAGGAATATTTTGAGATGCCCTGGACAGAATTAAGATCAATGGTGGAGCCTTCATTTTCTGGCAGAACACTGATTAAACACACTGATTACCTTAGTAATGCAAGAATTATAACATCTTCAGCAGTCGGTATCACTGAAGACCAGGTGTTGACAGCAGATGGAGATTCAATTACTTTTGATTATCTTGTAATTGCCACTGGTCATGCATACTCAACTCCTAAAAGCAGAGATCGCAGGCTTGAACAGTTTGAACAAG ACAGCCAGAAGATAAAATCTTCCCAGTCTATTTTAATCGTTGGAGGGGGTCCAACTGGTGTTGAACTTGCTGGAGAGATTGCAGTTGACTATCCAGAGAAGAAGGTGACCATAGTCCACAAAGGGTCAAGGCTGCTGGAATTCCTAGGGCCCAAAGCTTCTAAAAAGGCATTGCATTGGCTGACATCGAAGAAAGTAGATGTGCTCTTAGGGCAGTCAGTTGACTTGAACTCCATTTCAGAAGCTGATGGAGCATACATGACTTCAGCCGGAGAAAAGATTGCAGCTGATTGCCATTTTGTCTGTATTGGCAAGCCACTGGGATCATCATGGCTTCAGAATTCTGTTCTCAAGGATTGCTTGAACGAGAAAGGCAGGTTGATGGTTGATGAGTGCTTCAGGGTCAGAGGTCGAAGCAACATCTTTGCCATTGGAGACATCACCGATGTTCCT GAGATCAAAGAAGGATACATTGCTCAAAAACATTCTGCGGTGGTGTCGAAGAACTTGCAGCTGCTGATGAAGGGAGGGAAGGAGAGCAAACTGGTGAAGTACAAGGCCGCTTCTGCCACGACCATTGTGTCTCTGGGTCGAAAAGAAGGCGTGGGGCAGTTCCCGTTCGGCACGGTGATCGGGTGCCTGCCGGGGCGGATCAAGTCCAAGGACCTGTTTGTGGAAAAGACTAGGAAGAATCTGGGTCTCGACTCCTGA
- the LOC103998127 gene encoding RING-H2 finger protein ATL43-like — protein sequence MTLHHRQLALVSHLQPRLLLEAPGDDAGDAPSPWPSARPSSFAVPLRPGIAIIVGVLTIIFCLTFLLLLYARHCKHSTASYGWGRSATGGPLTSASERRHSGVDHAVVESLPVFRFGSLQGQKEGLECAVCLSRFEPAEVLRLLPKCRHSFHVECVDTWLDAHSTCPLCRVRVDPEDVLLFPLQEPEPHGGGEKAEVKGRGDATATAVPNPFERRISRRHSSAGERTSEPLEIVVHPAEPRRRRSVDCPGCATAAHAPTVRKDALLLAEAAEDSEALERRHSHRIVVLDADVRVDRWSDLRPTEMLFLRREMIITESGRFSASKAVRALSSPAAVVDEELDASRSASGIAGVGRVPSCGATGGARRLAEEERTLRRWLGFAAMRTAVRWLWKRESGNRLET from the coding sequence ATGACGCTCCACCACCGCCAATTGGCACTCGTCTCCCACCTACAACCTCGTCTCCTCCTCGAGGCACCGGGTGATGACGCCGGCGACGCCCCTAGCCCCTGGCCCTCTGCCCGgccttcctccttcgctgtcccGCTCCGTCCTGGCATCGCTATCATCGTCGGAGTCCTTACTATCATCTTTTGCCttaccttcctcctcctcctctacgcCCGGCATTGCAAGCACAGCACCGCCTCCTATGGCTGGGGCCGCAGCGCCACCGGGGGGCCCCTGACCTCCGCATCTGAGAGGCGGCATTCCGGGGTGGATCACGCGGTGGTGGAGTCGCTCCCAGTCTTCCGGTTCGGATCGCTGCAGGGGCAGAAGGAGGGCCTGGAGTGCGCGGTGTGCTTGAGCCGGTTCGAGCCCGCAGAGGTGCTCCGTTTGCTGCCCAAGTGCCGCCACAGCTTCCACGTCGAGTGCGTCGACACATGGCTCGACGCCCACTCCACCTGCCCGCTCTGCCGCGTCCGCGTGGACCCAGAGGACGTCCTCCTATTTCCTCTACAGGAACCGGAGCCGCACGGCGGCGGGGAGAAAGCCGAGGTCAAGGGGCGCGGTGATGCGACCGCCACGGCCGTGCCGAACCCATTCGAGCGCAGGATCTCCAGGCGGCACTCCTCGGCCGGGGAGAGGACGAGCGAGCCGCTCGAGATCGTGGTGCACCCAGCCGAACCGAGACGGAGGCGCTCGGTGGATTGCCCCGGCTGCGCCACCGCCGCCCATGCCCCGACGGTTCGGAAGGACGCGCTCCTCCTGGCGGAGGCCGCGGAGGACAGCGAGGCATTAGAGCGGCGGCACAGCCATCGCATCGTGGTTTTGGACGCCGACGTGCGCGTGGACCGATGGAGCGACCTCCGACCGACGGAAATGCTTTTCCTGCGGAGGGAGATGATCATCACGGAGAGCGGACGGTTCTCAGCGTCCAAGGCGGTTCGCGCCCTGTCGTCTCCTGCCGCCGTTGTCGACGAGGAGTTAGACGCCTCCAGAAGCGCGTCGGGGATCGCGGGGGTGGGCCGGGTGCCCAGCTGCGGGGCGACCGGCGGGGCGAGGCGGTTGGCGGAGGAGGAGCGGACGCTGAGACGGTGGCTGGGCTTCGCGGCCATGCGGACGGCGGTGCGGTGGCTGTGGAAGCGGGAGAGCGGGAACCGCCTCGAAACCTAA